The proteins below are encoded in one region of Paraburkholderia phenazinium:
- a CDS encoding polyamine ABC transporter substrate-binding protein produces MKKLVVRQLAALMLCATPWLTAGAKDTQLNVYNWSDYIAKDTIPNFTKQTGVQVKYDNYDSDDTLQAKLLTGNSGYDIVVPTSNYAGKQIAAGIFAPLDKSKLPNQKYLDPSLMALVAGADPGNKYADPWAYGTTGLGYNVTKVQQILGKNVPLDNWDILFKPENISKLKACGVSVLDAPDQMFAAALHYIGKDPMSTNPADYRAALDMMKKIRPYITQFNSSGYINDLVGGDVCFAYGWSGDVVIAKHRAVEAKKPYKIEYYIPKGGAPVWFDVMAIPKDAKNKEAALEWINYIETPQVHAAITNEVYYPSANLESRKYVDKDVANDPAVYPPPEVIKTLFLLKPLPPEIQRLQTRLWTEFKSGR; encoded by the coding sequence GATACGCAATTGAACGTGTATAACTGGTCCGATTACATCGCCAAGGACACGATCCCGAACTTCACCAAGCAGACCGGCGTTCAGGTCAAATACGACAACTACGACAGCGACGACACGCTGCAGGCCAAATTGCTGACCGGCAATTCCGGCTATGACATCGTGGTGCCGACCAGCAACTACGCCGGCAAGCAGATTGCCGCGGGCATTTTCGCTCCGTTGGACAAATCGAAGCTGCCTAACCAGAAATACCTCGATCCTTCGCTGATGGCGCTCGTCGCCGGCGCCGATCCGGGCAACAAATACGCCGACCCGTGGGCCTACGGTACGACGGGTCTCGGTTACAACGTCACCAAAGTCCAGCAGATCCTCGGCAAGAACGTCCCGCTCGACAACTGGGACATTCTGTTCAAACCCGAAAACATTTCGAAGCTGAAGGCGTGCGGCGTCTCGGTGCTCGACGCTCCTGACCAGATGTTCGCGGCGGCGCTGCATTACATCGGCAAGGATCCGATGAGCACGAACCCGGCGGACTATCGTGCCGCGCTCGACATGATGAAGAAGATCCGCCCGTACATCACGCAGTTCAACTCGTCGGGCTACATCAACGACCTGGTCGGCGGCGACGTCTGCTTCGCCTACGGCTGGTCGGGCGACGTGGTGATCGCGAAGCACCGCGCGGTCGAGGCGAAGAAGCCGTACAAGATCGAGTATTACATTCCGAAGGGTGGCGCACCGGTCTGGTTCGACGTGATGGCGATTCCGAAGGACGCGAAGAACAAGGAAGCGGCGCTCGAATGGATCAATTACATCGAGACGCCGCAGGTCCACGCCGCGATCACCAACGAGGTCTACTACCCGAGCGCGAACCTCGAATCGCGCAAATATGTGGACAAGGACGTGGCGAACGATCCGGCCGTCTATCCGCCGCCTGAAGTCATCAAGACGCTGTTCCTGCTGAAGCCGCTGCCGCCGGAAATCCAGCGGCTGCAGACGCGGCTCTGGACTGAATTCAAGTCCGGCCGTTAA
- a CDS encoding ABC transporter ATP-binding protein, with product MSSDQSGVLAAAGTLPPGSYAAAGDAAENFVQIVDVVKKFGETVAVKQVNLSVKKGELFALLGSSGCGKSTLLRMLAGLETVTSGKILIDGEDLAQMPPYRRPVNMMFQSYALFPHMTVEANVAFGLKQESVPKAELQERVQAVLDLVQMGRFAKRKPHQLSGGQQQRAALARSLVKRPKLLLLDEPMSALDKQIRQRTQIELVNILDKVGVTCIMVTHDQEEAMTMAARLAVMSEGEIVQLGTPHEVYEYPNSRFSAEFIGSTNLFDGTVVEDEPDHVFVETADLPVRLYVNHGITGPLGMPLTISVRPERIALTRKPPEGAYNWGKGVVTNIAYMGGYSLYHVKLESGKMVVANVTSLALSEIESPTWGDEVYVRWSASAGVVLTS from the coding sequence ATGAGCAGTGACCAGTCGGGTGTGCTGGCGGCGGCCGGCACGCTGCCTCCGGGCAGCTATGCCGCTGCGGGCGATGCAGCGGAAAACTTCGTGCAGATCGTCGATGTCGTCAAGAAGTTTGGCGAGACGGTTGCGGTCAAGCAGGTCAACCTGTCGGTGAAGAAGGGCGAGCTGTTCGCATTGCTGGGCAGTTCCGGTTGCGGCAAGTCCACGCTCCTGCGCATGCTGGCGGGACTCGAGACCGTGACTTCGGGCAAGATCCTGATCGACGGCGAAGACCTCGCGCAGATGCCGCCGTATCGTCGGCCGGTCAACATGATGTTCCAGTCGTATGCGCTGTTTCCGCATATGACCGTCGAGGCGAACGTGGCCTTCGGCCTGAAGCAGGAGAGCGTGCCGAAGGCCGAACTGCAGGAGCGCGTACAGGCAGTGCTCGATCTCGTGCAGATGGGGCGCTTTGCCAAGCGCAAACCGCATCAGCTTTCGGGCGGACAGCAGCAGCGGGCGGCGCTTGCGCGCAGCCTCGTCAAGCGGCCCAAGCTGTTGCTGCTCGACGAGCCAATGTCCGCGCTCGACAAGCAGATTCGCCAGCGCACGCAGATCGAGCTGGTCAACATCCTCGACAAGGTCGGCGTCACCTGCATCATGGTCACCCACGATCAGGAAGAGGCGATGACGATGGCCGCCCGGCTCGCGGTGATGAGCGAAGGCGAGATCGTCCAGCTCGGCACGCCGCACGAAGTGTATGAGTATCCGAACAGCCGCTTTTCGGCCGAGTTTATCGGCTCGACCAATCTGTTCGACGGCACGGTAGTCGAGGACGAACCGGATCACGTGTTCGTCGAAACCGCCGATCTGCCGGTTCGCCTCTATGTGAATCACGGCATCACCGGGCCGCTTGGCATGCCGCTGACGATTTCCGTGCGGCCCGAGCGTATCGCGCTCACGCGCAAGCCACCTGAGGGCGCGTACAACTGGGGCAAGGGCGTTGTCACGAATATCGCGTACATGGGCGGCTATTCGCTGTACCACGTGAAGCTCGAGAGCGGCAAGATGGTGGTGGCGAACGTCACGAGCCTCGCGCTTTCCGAAATCGAGTCACCGACGTGGGGCGACGAAGTGTACGTGCGCTGGAGCGCTTCCGCGGGAGTGGTGCTGACGTCATGA
- a CDS encoding ABC transporter permease subunit has product MKSALSSFASWPVRRFGLTGRTAVVAGPFIWLLMFFLVPFLLVVKISFADLQLGIPPYTELTSFQDGVLHIALDLSHYAFLLTDSLYFATYVNSVVVAAVSTLLCLLLGYPMAYYIARSNPATRNILMMAVMLPFWTSFLIRVYAWIGILKNNGLLNNFLMSIGLIHTPIELYHTNTAVYIGMVYSYLPFLVMPLYAHLVKMDMTLLEAAYDLGAKPWKAFWQITLPLSKNGIIAGCLLVFIPAVGEYVIPELLGGANTLMIGRVMWNEFFDNADWPMASAVTCAMVLLLLVPMALFQYAQAKALEERR; this is encoded by the coding sequence ATGAAAAGCGCGCTGAGTTCATTTGCGTCGTGGCCGGTGCGGCGCTTTGGCCTGACCGGCCGCACCGCCGTCGTGGCCGGACCGTTCATCTGGCTGCTGATGTTTTTCCTTGTCCCGTTCCTGCTGGTGGTGAAGATCAGCTTCGCCGACCTGCAGCTGGGCATTCCGCCGTACACCGAGCTGACGAGTTTCCAGGACGGCGTGCTGCATATTGCGCTGGACCTGTCGCACTACGCGTTCCTGCTAACGGACAGCCTGTACTTTGCGACGTATGTGAATTCCGTGGTGGTGGCGGCAGTGTCGACGCTGCTGTGCCTGTTGCTGGGCTACCCGATGGCGTATTACATCGCTCGCTCGAACCCGGCCACGCGCAATATTCTGATGATGGCGGTGATGCTGCCGTTCTGGACGTCGTTTCTGATTCGCGTGTACGCATGGATCGGCATCCTGAAGAATAATGGCTTGCTGAATAACTTTCTGATGTCGATTGGCCTGATTCATACGCCGATCGAGTTGTATCACACGAATACCGCGGTTTATATCGGCATGGTGTATTCGTACTTGCCGTTTCTGGTGATGCCGCTGTACGCGCACCTTGTGAAAATGGACATGACGCTGCTGGAAGCGGCTTATGACCTTGGCGCAAAACCCTGGAAGGCGTTCTGGCAGATAACGTTGCCATTGTCCAAAAACGGGATTATTGCGGGCTGTCTGCTGGTGTTCATTCCGGCGGTGGGTGAGTATGTGATTCCGGAATTGCTGGGTGGGGCGAATACGCTGATGATTGGCCGGGTGATGTGGAATGAGTTCTTCGACAATGCCGACTGGCCGATGGCATCCGCGGTGACCTGCGCGATGGTATTGCTGCTGCTGGTGCCGATGGCGCTGTTTCAGTATGCGCAGGCGAAGGCGCTGGAGGAAAGGCGCTGA
- a CDS encoding ABC transporter permease subunit yields the protein MKPNRFLQIFALGIGFLFLYIPIVSLVVYSFNESQLVTVWTHFSTRWYAALLGDDELISAAWLSLQIGLLTAFASVFIGTWAGFVLARMGRFRGFTLYTGMINAPLVIPEVIQGISLLLLFIEMAKWLGWPAGRGLLTIWIGHVMLCISYVAIIVQSRVRELHPSLEEAALDLGATPLRVFFFITLPLISQALVAGWLLSFTLSIDDLVLSAFLSGPGSTTLPLVVFSRVRLGLNPEMNALATLFIAFVTVGVVVANYFMQRSERKRVALAV from the coding sequence ATGAAGCCGAACAGGTTCTTGCAGATTTTCGCGCTCGGGATTGGGTTTTTGTTTCTATACATCCCGATTGTGAGCCTGGTGGTGTATTCGTTCAACGAATCGCAACTGGTGACCGTGTGGACGCATTTTTCGACGCGCTGGTATGCGGCGTTGCTGGGCGACGATGAACTGATCTCGGCGGCGTGGTTGTCGTTGCAGATTGGATTGTTGACGGCGTTTGCATCGGTGTTTATCGGCACATGGGCGGGGTTTGTGCTGGCGCGGATGGGGCGGTTTCGCGGCTTCACTTTGTACACCGGCATGATCAATGCACCGCTGGTGATTCCCGAAGTGATTCAGGGGATTTCGCTGCTGCTGCTGTTCATCGAAATGGCTAAATGGCTGGGATGGCCTGCCGGGCGTGGATTGCTCACAATCTGGATCGGGCATGTGATGTTGTGTATTTCTTATGTCGCGATCATTGTGCAGTCGCGGGTGAGGGAGTTGCATCCTTCGCTGGAAGAGGCAGCGCTTGATCTCGGGGCTACGCCGTTGCGGGTGTTTTTCTTTATTACATTGCCGCTGATTTCGCAGGCGCTTGTGGCTGGGTGGTTGCTGTCGTTTACTTTGTCTATCGACGATCTGGTTTTGTCGGCGTTTTTGTCGGGGCCTGGGTCGACGACTTTGCCGCTGGTGGTTTTTTCTCGCGTTCGGTTGGGGCTTAATCCTGAGATGAATGCGCTTGCTACGCTGTTTATTGCTTTTGTTACTGTTGGGGTTGTGGTTGCTAATTATTTTATGCAGCGGAGTGAGCGGAAGAGGGTGGCTTTGGCGGTTTGA
- the tssH gene encoding type VI secretion system ATPase TssH: MTVHNDRNASFRDASQLLQRLNPHCAKALEAAASLCQTRLADEISVEHWLLKLIEAGDGDIPAIMNHYELNVDAVWDALLRAIDHTPRNLRGRPSLSPQLAVVIQDAWFRASTHAEGSDPAIRSGHVLQAIVEAPHVLRAANAWQLLSVSSAQIERLLPRLGPRTCENQPEMPEVVSDPSAVPAGADSVNHPSEGTTTQTATRNVEGDALVRFAIDITAKARDGKIDPVFGRDREIQQMVDVLARRRKNNPILVGEPGVGKTALVEGLALRVADGAVPNVIRDVRILTLDLGLLQAGAGVKGEFEQRLKNVIDEVQASNVPILLFIDEAHTLIGAGNAAGGADAANLLKPALARGELRTIAATTWSEYKEYFERDAALERRFQMIKVDEPDDAAACLMLRGLKERYAKYHNVHIRDDALVAAVRLSRRYIPSRQLPDKAVDLIDTAAARVRMGLESPPAELQRARATLAALELERTTLEDDARAGIESAEERRAALDAALNEAKAQLETLQQRYGHELGLVQALLEQRDAAAAGDTGSLAQTREALARAQGKAPLIFADVDARAIARVVAEWTGVPVGNLLEDELTGLLTLEESLATRVVAQDDALSALAESLRTAKAGLKNEHSPLGVFLLAGPSGVGKTETALALADLLFGGEAALTTINMSEYQEAHTVSQLKGSPPGYVGYGRGGILTEAVRQRPYSVVLLDEVEKAHRDVLDMFYQVFDRGTMRDGEGREIDFRNCVILMTSNLGSTQIDEATAENPGISQAELHDAIHPQLVAHFQPALLARFQTLVYRPLDATALASIVRLKVEKVAERLHRLYDIELTCDDTLTGALAQLCLARESGARNVDAFLNQRVLPAVSRELLTRMAGGSLPVGCRLSITADESLVIDFLDRHNAPSSADATADDLAMVTT; the protein is encoded by the coding sequence ATGACCGTGCACAACGACCGAAACGCTTCCTTCCGCGACGCCAGCCAGCTTCTGCAGCGGCTCAATCCACACTGCGCGAAAGCGCTCGAGGCCGCGGCAAGCCTGTGCCAGACACGGCTCGCAGACGAGATTTCAGTCGAGCACTGGCTGCTCAAGCTGATTGAGGCCGGGGACGGCGATATCCCGGCCATCATGAACCATTACGAACTGAACGTTGATGCCGTGTGGGATGCACTGCTCAGGGCCATCGACCACACACCGCGTAACCTGCGCGGCCGCCCCAGCCTCTCTCCGCAATTGGCCGTCGTCATCCAGGACGCCTGGTTCCGTGCCTCTACACACGCTGAAGGCAGTGACCCGGCCATCCGCTCCGGCCATGTGCTGCAGGCCATCGTCGAGGCCCCGCATGTCCTTCGTGCGGCCAATGCCTGGCAACTGCTCTCAGTGAGCAGCGCGCAGATCGAACGCCTGCTGCCGCGCCTCGGGCCGCGAACCTGCGAGAACCAGCCAGAGATGCCGGAAGTCGTTTCCGACCCGTCCGCCGTTCCGGCAGGAGCCGATTCCGTTAATCACCCGTCGGAGGGGACAACAACGCAGACAGCAACGCGCAATGTGGAAGGCGACGCACTCGTCCGCTTTGCAATCGACATCACGGCGAAGGCGCGCGACGGCAAGATCGATCCGGTATTCGGACGCGACCGGGAGATCCAGCAGATGGTCGATGTGCTCGCCCGGCGGCGCAAGAACAACCCGATCCTCGTCGGCGAGCCGGGTGTCGGCAAGACCGCGCTCGTCGAAGGCCTCGCGCTGCGCGTAGCCGACGGCGCCGTGCCGAACGTGATCCGTGACGTGCGTATTCTCACGCTCGATCTCGGTCTGCTGCAGGCCGGTGCGGGCGTGAAGGGCGAATTCGAGCAGCGCCTCAAAAATGTGATCGATGAAGTGCAGGCCTCGAACGTGCCGATCCTGCTTTTCATCGACGAGGCGCACACCCTGATCGGTGCGGGCAACGCAGCAGGCGGCGCCGACGCCGCCAACCTGCTCAAGCCCGCACTCGCGCGCGGCGAACTGCGCACGATCGCCGCGACCACCTGGTCGGAATACAAGGAATACTTCGAGCGCGATGCCGCGCTCGAGCGCCGCTTCCAGATGATCAAGGTCGACGAGCCCGATGACGCAGCTGCCTGCCTGATGCTGCGGGGCCTCAAGGAACGCTACGCGAAGTATCACAACGTCCACATTCGCGACGACGCACTGGTGGCCGCGGTCAGGCTCTCGCGCCGCTACATTCCCTCACGGCAGTTGCCAGACAAGGCGGTCGACCTGATCGATACGGCCGCAGCCCGTGTGCGCATGGGTCTCGAATCACCGCCTGCGGAACTGCAACGGGCACGCGCCACGCTTGCCGCGCTGGAGCTGGAGCGCACCACGCTCGAAGACGATGCGCGCGCAGGTATCGAAAGCGCGGAAGAACGTCGCGCTGCGCTCGATGCCGCGCTCAACGAAGCGAAAGCGCAGTTGGAGACTCTGCAGCAACGTTACGGGCACGAACTTGGGCTTGTGCAGGCGCTCCTCGAGCAGCGTGATGCCGCAGCAGCCGGCGACACCGGATCGCTGGCCCAGACGCGCGAGGCACTCGCGCGTGCGCAGGGCAAAGCGCCGCTGATCTTCGCGGACGTAGACGCCCGGGCGATCGCCCGCGTGGTCGCCGAGTGGACCGGCGTACCGGTCGGCAACCTGCTCGAAGACGAACTGACCGGACTGCTCACGCTTGAAGAAAGCCTGGCCACCCGCGTGGTTGCTCAGGACGACGCACTGTCGGCACTCGCCGAAAGCCTGCGCACAGCGAAAGCGGGTCTGAAAAACGAGCATTCGCCGCTTGGCGTGTTCCTGCTCGCAGGACCGTCTGGGGTAGGCAAAACAGAAACGGCGCTCGCACTCGCCGATCTGCTGTTCGGGGGCGAGGCCGCACTGACGACAATCAACATGTCGGAATATCAGGAAGCCCATACGGTTTCGCAACTAAAGGGCTCACCTCCCGGTTATGTCGGTTACGGGCGTGGCGGGATCCTCACCGAAGCAGTGCGACAGCGTCCATACAGCGTCGTGCTGCTCGACGAAGTGGAGAAAGCCCATCGCGACGTGCTCGACATGTTCTATCAGGTGTTCGATCGTGGCACGATGCGCGACGGCGAAGGCCGCGAGATCGACTTCCGCAACTGCGTGATCCTGATGACGTCCAATCTCGGAAGCACGCAGATCGACGAGGCCACGGCGGAGAACCCCGGCATTTCGCAGGCAGAACTGCACGACGCGATCCACCCACAACTCGTCGCGCACTTCCAGCCCGCGCTGCTTGCCCGCTTCCAGACGCTGGTCTACCGGCCGCTCGATGCTACAGCGCTCGCATCGATTGTGCGGCTGAAGGTTGAGAAGGTCGCCGAACGTCTGCACCGTCTTTACGACATCGAGCTTACGTGCGACGACACGTTGACCGGGGCGCTCGCGCAGCTTTGCCTCGCACGCGAATCCGGCGCACGCAATGTCGACGCGTTCCTCAACCAGCGCGTCCTTCCTGCTGTTTCGCGCGAGCTTCTGACGCGGATGGCCGGAGGCTCGCTACCGGTTGGATGCCGACTGTCGATAACCGCCGACGAAAGCCTCGTCATTGACTTCCTGGATCGCCACAACGCACCGTCTTCTGCCGACGCAACCGCTGACGATCTGGCTATGGTCACTACGTGA
- a CDS encoding Hcp family type VI secretion system effector has translation MAIPSYMWLKDDGGADIKGSVTVQGREGSVEITAFDHSLHIPTDGNTGKLTGTRVHSPITLVKETDASTPYLYKAVTSGQTLKSAEIRWYKIDDAGKEKEYFNTKLDNVKIVAVRPKMLDIKDPDYEKHNHLEEVELRYETITWSYKDGNIIHKDTWNERS, from the coding sequence ATGGCAATTCCGTCATACATGTGGCTCAAGGACGATGGTGGCGCTGACATCAAGGGTTCGGTGACCGTCCAGGGCCGCGAGGGCAGCGTCGAAATCACGGCGTTCGATCACAGCCTGCATATTCCGACCGACGGCAATACCGGCAAGCTGACCGGCACGCGCGTTCACTCGCCGATCACGCTAGTCAAGGAAACCGATGCGTCGACGCCGTACCTCTACAAGGCGGTCACGAGCGGCCAGACCCTCAAGTCTGCCGAGATCAGGTGGTACAAGATCGACGACGCCGGCAAGGAGAAAGAGTACTTCAACACGAAGCTCGATAACGTGAAGATCGTCGCCGTGCGTCCGAAGATGCTTGACATCAAGGATCCGGACTACGAAAAGCATAACCACCTGGAGGAAGTCGAGCTGCGCTACGAGACGATTACCTGGTCGTACAAGGACGGCAACATTATCCACAAGGACACCTGGAACGAGCGTTCCTGA
- a CDS encoding OmpA family protein, with amino-acid sequence MKSDLSVLTAGSASSQASGHEGLGYPLRLMVVFAIALALTVIWLVARPGLGLAWTLTVMVVSAGLLLMLWRTRLSGGARRDGAHVLTALGAATADIPLRLRTRMPLVLVTGDDLPALFDRHDGQRFAHVGDGAIWLRVDRPQDLPRMAAAVRQWRDGRSPDGVVLSVAPARHTDPEMLTQSLRVVRQAVADAARMLGSRVLPGYVAVYQRLTTEGISGTPQKLTWGHGALASADLLAPQWYGASSTARILDARHFETVIRAAGREAWRVADSSAPATRAAALASIIGWTQRVVIHALTDPRQPDTSWALFGAGWIDCGPACGPGRPWESDVQMQTGVARAPGAASPMPWPLPQRLIRAMPRRYWMSPRLIALAHALALFACAAAVAFFFSIRHNEALLTRMGADLGRYSMIPANHDAAKRDALQTLVADRNELERYARTGTPLPLSFGMYRGARLIPPLNDAIASYQPPPSPPAVVTLDSMSLFDSGKAQLKDGSTRVMVNALEMIRAHTDKRILVAGHTDNVGDPDSNLKLSTARAEAVRNWLIEASGIPATQFAIQGYGDTRPAADNHTEAGRAKNRRVEITLVPDAAQQFPPGNTPKEGGPQESAAPARTDGQRG; translated from the coding sequence ATGAAATCTGATCTGTCCGTACTCACCGCTGGTTCCGCGTCATCGCAGGCTTCGGGTCATGAAGGGCTTGGGTATCCCTTGCGTCTGATGGTCGTGTTTGCAATCGCTCTTGCTCTCACCGTAATCTGGCTTGTGGCCAGACCTGGCCTGGGTCTCGCGTGGACGCTCACGGTCATGGTCGTGAGCGCCGGCCTTCTGCTGATGCTGTGGCGCACCCGGCTGTCTGGTGGTGCGCGCAGGGATGGCGCACATGTGCTGACCGCTCTCGGCGCAGCAACCGCCGACATTCCGCTCAGACTGCGTACGCGCATGCCGCTCGTACTGGTCACGGGGGATGATCTGCCCGCGCTGTTCGACCGGCACGACGGACAACGCTTCGCGCATGTAGGTGACGGCGCCATCTGGCTGCGTGTGGACCGACCGCAGGACCTGCCGCGCATGGCCGCCGCCGTCAGACAGTGGCGCGACGGCCGTTCACCGGACGGTGTCGTGCTTTCGGTGGCGCCAGCCCGTCATACGGACCCGGAAATGCTCACACAGTCGCTGCGGGTGGTCAGACAGGCAGTGGCAGACGCCGCGCGCATGCTAGGTTCACGCGTTCTTCCAGGATATGTCGCGGTCTATCAGCGGCTCACGACCGAAGGCATTTCCGGCACGCCGCAAAAACTGACCTGGGGCCATGGCGCGTTGGCATCGGCTGATCTTCTCGCACCGCAATGGTATGGGGCTTCGTCCACCGCCCGCATACTGGATGCACGGCATTTCGAGACTGTCATCCGTGCGGCCGGGCGCGAAGCATGGCGCGTGGCGGACAGCAGCGCGCCGGCAACCCGCGCCGCCGCACTCGCCTCGATCATTGGCTGGACACAGCGGGTCGTGATTCACGCACTCACCGACCCGCGGCAGCCCGATACGTCCTGGGCACTGTTTGGCGCTGGCTGGATTGATTGCGGACCGGCATGCGGGCCAGGCCGTCCGTGGGAAAGCGATGTGCAGATGCAAACCGGGGTCGCGCGCGCACCGGGCGCAGCTTCGCCGATGCCGTGGCCGCTGCCCCAGCGGCTGATTCGGGCGATGCCGAGGCGCTACTGGATGTCGCCACGCCTCATCGCGCTCGCCCACGCACTGGCTCTATTTGCCTGTGCGGCCGCCGTCGCGTTCTTCTTCTCGATCCGGCACAACGAGGCATTGCTGACGCGCATGGGCGCGGATCTTGGCCGCTATTCGATGATCCCGGCCAACCACGATGCCGCAAAGCGTGATGCCCTGCAGACGCTCGTCGCCGATCGCAACGAGCTCGAACGTTACGCACGTACCGGTACGCCGTTGCCGCTGTCATTCGGCATGTACCGCGGCGCCCGGCTGATCCCTCCACTCAACGACGCGATTGCATCGTATCAGCCGCCACCGTCACCGCCCGCTGTCGTGACGCTCGACAGCATGTCGCTCTTTGACAGCGGCAAGGCCCAACTCAAGGACGGTTCGACGCGCGTCATGGTCAATGCGCTCGAAATGATCAGGGCGCATACCGACAAGCGGATTCTGGTGGCGGGCCACACCGACAACGTGGGTGACCCGGACAGCAATCTGAAGCTGTCGACGGCCCGCGCCGAGGCCGTACGCAACTGGCTTATCGAAGCGTCGGGTATTCCCGCTACGCAGTTCGCCATTCAGGGCTATGGCGATACGCGCCCCGCCGCTGATAACCATACCGAAGCTGGGCGCGCAAAAAACCGCCGCGTGGAGATCACGCTTGTGCCTGACGCCGCGCAGCAGTTCCCACCGGGAAACACGCCAAAGGAAGGCGGCCCTCAGGAATCCGCCGCACCGGCACGCACAGATGGACAGCGTGGATAA
- a CDS encoding DotU family type IV/VI secretion system protein has product MITLTLARDRRAHMKSVSDVARSACVGICDLLQDTALLVTSLASGGTVQDAAKFRERCSQLVDEFANALAQRGYPEDVQREALVAQCGLLDEMALRHLSTEARTAWELEPMQVERFSIHDAGRRVIDCIESHLQEASPDTDLLECYATILGMGFIGRYAREGDAKRTALIAALDTRLELLRPLVEEPFMIDPAAGPQLFNGLYRLVPWIIPALVCLVAVAVWVAGSNALDAQFSQFGSAKVNRR; this is encoded by the coding sequence ATGATCACCCTGACCTTGGCACGCGACAGGCGTGCCCACATGAAATCCGTATCGGACGTTGCACGTTCCGCGTGCGTTGGCATATGCGATCTGCTGCAAGATACGGCGCTGCTCGTGACATCACTTGCGTCCGGCGGAACCGTTCAGGATGCGGCAAAGTTTCGCGAGCGCTGCAGCCAGCTTGTTGATGAGTTCGCCAATGCACTTGCGCAACGCGGTTATCCAGAAGACGTCCAGCGTGAAGCGCTGGTTGCTCAGTGCGGACTGCTCGATGAAATGGCGCTGCGCCATCTATCGACCGAAGCCCGCACAGCGTGGGAACTGGAACCAATGCAAGTCGAACGTTTCTCCATCCACGATGCCGGCCGACGTGTCATCGACTGCATTGAGTCGCATCTCCAGGAAGCATCGCCTGACACCGACCTGCTCGAGTGTTACGCGACGATTCTCGGTATGGGTTTCATTGGCCGCTATGCCCGCGAGGGAGATGCGAAACGCACGGCGTTGATCGCCGCGCTCGATACCCGGCTGGAACTGCTTCGTCCGCTCGTGGAAGAGCCCTTCATGATTGATCCCGCCGCAGGTCCCCAGCTTTTCAACGGACTCTACCGACTGGTGCCGTGGATCATTCCCGCTCTCGTGTGCCTTGTTGCGGTCGCTGTCTGGGTTGCCGGAAGCAACGCCCTCGACGCGCAGTTCTCGCAGTTTGGGTCTGCAAAGGTCAACCGGCGATGA
- the tssB gene encoding type VI secretion system contractile sheath small subunit, which yields MDSFQREIPKSRVSITLDLHTGGAQKKVELPLKLLVAGDFSAGREQAPLAERKKVNIDKNNFDSVLADYAPDLKFAADNTLAADGSELPVNLSFRSMKDFEPEQVAHQIPELQALLAMRNLLRDLKSNLLDNVTFRREFEKILKDRRLSDKLRGELGQIATAATQPEGHA from the coding sequence ATGGATAGCTTCCAGCGAGAGATTCCGAAAAGCCGTGTTTCAATCACCCTCGACCTGCATACGGGCGGCGCCCAGAAGAAGGTCGAGCTACCGCTCAAGCTGTTGGTCGCAGGCGACTTCAGTGCGGGCCGGGAGCAGGCGCCGCTGGCTGAACGCAAGAAGGTCAACATCGACAAGAATAACTTCGATTCGGTACTGGCCGATTACGCGCCGGACCTGAAGTTTGCGGCCGACAATACCCTGGCTGCGGACGGCTCGGAGCTGCCGGTTAACCTCTCGTTCCGCTCGATGAAGGATTTTGAGCCGGAGCAGGTCGCCCACCAGATTCCCGAGCTCCAGGCGCTTCTCGCGATGCGCAACCTGCTGCGTGACCTGAAATCGAACCTCCTCGATAACGTCACGTTCCGACGCGAGTTCGAGAAGATTCTGAAGGACCGGCGTCTGTCCGACAAGCTGCGTGGCGAACTGGGCCAGATTGCCACGGCCGCCACGCAACCGGAAGGCCATGCCTGA